From the genome of Gracilinanus agilis isolate LMUSP501 chromosome 2, AgileGrace, whole genome shotgun sequence, one region includes:
- the YWHAB gene encoding 14-3-3 protein beta/alpha yields MTMDKSELVQKAKLAEQAERYDDMAAAMKAVTEQGHELSNEERNLLSVAYKNVVGARRSSWRVISSIEQKTERSEKKQQMGREYREKIEAELQDICNDVLELLDKYLILNATQPESKVFYLKMKGDYFRYLSEVASGDNKQTTVSNSQQAYQEAFEISKKEMQPTHPIRLGLALNFSVFYYEILNSPEKACSLAKTAFDEAIAELDTLNEESYKDSTLIMQLLRDNLTLWTSENQGDEGDAGEGEN; encoded by the exons ATGACCATGGATAAAAGTGAGCTTGTGCAGAAAGCAAAACTCGCCGAGCAGGCTGAACGTTATGATGACATGGCTGCTGCTATGAAGGCAGTCACTGAACAAGGGCATGAACTGTCCAATGAAGAGAGGAACCTCCTCTCAGTAGCCTACAAGAATGTGGTGGGTGCCCGACGTTCTTCCTGGCGAGTGATCTCCAGCATTGAGCAGAAGACAGAGAGAAGTGAAAAGAAGCAGCAGATGGGCAGAGAGTATCGGGAGAAAATAGAAGCGGAATTACAGGATATCTGCAATGATGTTCTG gAGCTTTTGGACAAGTATCTTATTCTTAATGCTACACAACCAGAAAGTAAGGTCTTCTACTTAAAGATGAAAGGTGATTATTTCAGATATCTCTCTGAGGTGGCATCTGGAGATAATAAACAAA cTACGGTATCAAACTCTCAACAAGCTTACCAGGAAGCATTTGAAATTAGTAAGAAAGAAATGCAGCCTACACACCCAATTCGACTTGGACTGGCTCTCAATTTCTCTGTCTTTTACTATGAGATACTAAATTCACCTGAGAAAGCTTGCAGTCTGGCAAAAACG GCCTTTGATGAAGCGATAGCTGAACTGGATACACTGAATGAAGAATCTTACAAAGATAGTACTCTGATCATGCAGTTACTCAGGGACAATCTCACT TTATGGACATCGGAAAACCAGGGTGACGAAGGGGATGCTGGCGAAGGAGAGAACTAA